The genomic segment CTACGTTCCTTCTAAAGTTAAAGTCAAAAACGGAGACGTTATTACTATTGATTTAAGTCCAGTTTTAAATAACACTTGGGGTGATTTTGCCAGAACTTTTTATATTGGTAAATCAAATAATGAGATTAACGAGGCTTTGGAATTTATAAAAAACCTTCATTTGATGTTTATTGATATTTATAATCATAATTTAGCTATTTCAATGATTCACAATGAATTATGCAAAAAAATTCAGAATAATGGTTTCGAACTTTTAGATTTTAGAAACAATTTCGGACATTCTATTGAAGAAGACATCACCTTAAGAAAATGGTTCGACTCAAATAATAATGAAAAATTCTCTACTTTAAAGTTTTTCACATTCGAACCTCATATCAAAAAAATAGGAACTAATTATGGAATTAAACATGAAAATATCTACTATTATGATGGATCTAAATTAATCGACGTATAATCTGGCCAGCGTATAACAACGGGGAAACGCTGCGCTTCGGCACTTACGGCCTCGCTTGGGCTTCGCCACATTCCCTTTCTGTCACTCGTTTGCATACGCAAACTCCGTGCCAGTCCCTAACGTCCCGTCACCGGGACTCAGGGTCAGGGATCGTCGTCTCCCCTAGTTCGTTATGCGAA from the Leptospira noumeaensis genome contains:
- a CDS encoding M24 family metallopeptidase; its protein translation is MLNLENIKEVQNIAKKTIEHVQLHTKEGMNEQDIKILAESFMESNGISRFWYYNVGALVLAGNRSLLSISGKDYVPSKVKVKNGDVITIDLSPVLNNTWGDFARTFYIGKSNNEINEALEFIKNLHLMFIDIYNHNLAISMIHNELCKKIQNNGFELLDFRNNFGHSIEEDITLRKWFDSNNNEKFSTLKFFTFEPHIKKIGTNYGIKHENIYYYDGSKLIDV